The segment TACCATCGTTGTTGTTACTCACGAGCTATTTTCTATTGAAACTATTGCAGATAAAATTCTTTTTTTAAATGAAGGAAAAGTGCTTTTTGATGGTAAGCTGGATGATGCCCGAAAGATCACAGAAGGGCCCATCAACCGCTTTTTCTGTCGTCAGGAGTCCAACAGCAACACCAGTGAAGCAAAGAAAGAGCGATTTAACCTGGAGTATGATTCATGAGTATTTCTGTTTCCCAGAAAGCGAGACTGGGGGTGTTTGTTGTTATTGGCAGCATAGTTTTGAGCCTGCTTATAGCTGTTCCCCTTGGTTTTCGTTTCAGAGATAAGCAAAAAACATATATAGCCTATTTTAGCGGTGAAACTCTCAGCGGCCTGGAACAGGGAGCTGTGGTAAAATTCAATGGTGTACCCATCGGAAATGTTAACAGCATTGCCTACCTGCCACACGATTTAAGCAGTGTTAAGGTTACACTTAGAATCAACAGCGATTTTCCAGTGAAAGTGGACATGTACGCAACTACCGGATCTTTAGGAATAACAGGGCTTAAGTATATTGAAATTTCAGGCGGCAGCAATGAATCCGAGTTACTTAAAGAGGGAGCAGAATTACCTACCAGAGTCTCTATGATGGGATCGATAACCGGAAGAGCTGAATCGATAGCAGAGAGGATCGAATTGTTACTTGCACAGCTCAATCAATTTGCTGATCCAGACAGAGAGGATGGCATAAACAGCATTGTAGAAAACCTTAGCCATATGTCTGGTGATGCACGTGAGTTCTTTAATGATGACTTCAAAGGTTTCTTTGAAACCTTAACTCCGGGAATACAGAGAATGTCAGAATCTTCTGAAGAGGTTATTGAAAAAGTTGGTGCCATCGCCGACAACATAGAAATGATGACCAACACACTAAATGAAAGCTTTCGGGCTGAACAATTTAACTCTATACTTACAAGAGTTGATTCCACCGCAGCTTCGATGACGCAGTTAAGTGATAATCTTTCTATGATGATACTACAAACGCGGGAAGACTTTTCCGTAAGCATGGAAAACATCCGCCGGGCTTCAGAAAATGCTAACCAATTAACACGAATGCTCTCAGAAAATCCATCCCTTCTTTTGCGGGGTGAAGGCAGGGAAAGGGAGATCAGATGATAAAAAACGTATTGGCAATTGTTAGATTTGTTGTACCCTTGATAGCACTAATCCACTTAAGTTGTGCCAGGGTGCCATTAAAACATTATTATACGCTTAACTACACGCCAAACCCTATGCCGCAAAGGATTCTCCAGGAACCCTATCCTTATATAATAAGACTCCGAGAGTTTAGTATTGAAGAAGCATACAACAGGCCCCAGATAGTCTACAGGCTCAGTCCCTTTGAACTTCAATACTACGTTTACAGAGTCTGGGCTGTGAGGCCAACAAGAATGATTACCGACCTGGTTTTCAAACATCTGACAAGCACCAATCTTGTTTCATCAGTAGTGAGAAGATTTGATGAAGGCCGACGTCCTGATTATGAACTCTCTGGTATGATTGAAGCGCTTGAAGAATATGACAGTGAAGACATTAGTTTTGCCCATCTGGCATTGCGAATCGAACTCACCCGCCTCAGTGATGGAGCAAATATTTACAATCGTCACTTTGACCTACGAAAGCGAGTGTATCAGCAGGAGCCCAAATTTGTAGTCAGAGAACTCTCCTCTATTATGGAATATATAATGACACAAGCACTTCAGGACATTGATAAAAGGTTGGCCAGGGAACTTGGTTTGGATGAAGGAAAAATACAGGATATAACCGAAACTTCATCACGCTTTTAACTCAACCGGACTTGTTATGGAGATTATATGAAGAGTAACACCGTGCTGTTTTTTTCAGTTTTGCTGCTTTTAACCTTTGCTGTAACGATTTTAGCAGAACTGCCAGGTGAAGAATTAACACAAGAACATCTTGACCAAATCTTCCAGCAGCATTATACAGAGCCAACGGGTTCTTCATTACAAAAGCTGCAACCTCTCAGAGGTGACTCATGGCTCGAAGAAGCCATGAAAACCTGGGAAGCACCACCTCTATCCACTCAACAGGCTTCTGATAACACACTGATACCTTTTGGAAAAGGGGGCGTGTTTATCCCCCGTTTCACAGAAACCAGCTTTGAACCCGACCTTGAAATCTATAGCAGCGACAGGGAGTATATACTCTCAGGAGAAACCGGAAAAACGTATGCGCTCGAACCCGGTGAATACAGAGTTGTTCTTGGAAGCGGCTCTCACCGCCAAAGAATCACAAAAGATGTAACGGTTGAGGAAGACCGCACTGTGGCGCTAATGCCCAAATGGTCAGGTCTGATCATTGATGTAGTCGATGAAAACGGACAACCATTCAGAGGCGAATATGAGCTTGCCAGAATCGACCAGTTTGAACCCTATGGCAGAGGGTATGGAGCAAGCCCCGAAATGGGAGAAAGCGTGAGAACCTGGATTCTTGAACCAGGGATTTATAAGATTTTTGGTGTCGGTGAAGGATATCATACCCTTAGCAATTTTGTAACAGTCAGATTGGTACCCGGAGAATTGACCCGCTTTCTTCTTATTCAGGATAAGGCAACAAATGATATAAGAGGTGGTGGAATGGTGCAAATGGCTCAAACCAGCAGTATCACTCCCTCCTGGAGATATGGTGCAAATGTGGGGGGTAATGTTCATTTTGCCGCAGATATAAAACGAGATGTCGAGCCGTATACCAGAAACACCTCTCTTAACCTTAACCTCCTTTTTGACACATGGCTTGTGTACAGAAGAAAACCAGCCGACTGGAATACCCGTTTTAGAATTGAGCAGGGTTTTAATGTTTCTGATTGGGATATTACAGACATGACCAGTTACCCGGATAAAATGACTATTAACTCTCTTTTTATCTGGAGATTCCTGCCCTGGCTGGGCCCTTACAGCAGAATGGAGTTAGTCACAAGTTTTTTTCCTGAGCACATAAAGCGTGATGATGAAAAATGGTTTTCATTTGTTGACAGCGACAGTGTTTTTAACCCAGCCATTGGATTTGATAGTTCAAAAAGTTTTGAAGCACAACCGTCCTTTTCACCCACCACTTTTGATTTGGGAGCAGGTGTAAATGCCGATCTGGCTACTTTTAGGTATTTTGAATCAAAGTTAAGAGTAGGAGTAAGCAGCAAGTACTCAAGATATGCAGACCGTTACAGAAGATTTGAAAAAAGTAATATTAAATACAACGAAGGCGATTCTCTTGAATATGCTGAAAAAATCAGCAACAGCATAACTCTTCAGAAAGAGAAAAATGCGGACATCTTTGAATTTGGCCCACAATTCTCCCTTGGAGCAATGCTTCGTATAGGGCGTTATGCTACGGCTGAAGCAGAACTAAAGCTTTTTGCTCCTATAGCTCCGGTCCAGCGTTTCAGGAGTCCTGACTATGATTTTAGCTCTGTTTTAAGCTGGAGGCTTACCCGCTATCTGACACTTGATTACTTCTACCGCCGAACTCTCAAACAACCTGCAGATCTTGATATCCCCGATGACAATTCTTCACATGGTGTCTGGCTCAGGTTACACTTTTCAAGCAGATAGATTTGTGCACTGGTTTTATATGATACTTGCAAGAAACTCTACAGAATTAAAACCAGTACGCACATCCAAATGGTACCGACAATAGTCAACTAAAGCCCTGGTAATTCGAAGTGATTCAACAGGTGAATCAAACCCCTCTGTTGATAAGTCGATCTGTTCAAAGTACACAAGGACGGCACCGGGAAATACTGTTGTGCCATTTAAAGAACCGGCACAACCAGTACACACCATCGACCCCCGGGCAATATTCAAAACTGCAGCATCGTTCATTTTTAATGGTTTAAGGCAATACAAGCACTTTTCGGTTGCTATTTTAAATCCCAAATGCTCGGTAAACCGTGCAAAGAAATGCCAGAGCAACGGAAACACATACTTTTTATCTGTAGTGTTCAAAACATTTAAAAAGTCACTTAAAAGACCATAGGCGACCGGATTACTACCATATTGACTGCTTGATTTAAGTACAAGCTCCAAAGCCAGGTCCCGAATCACCGACTTAACGACATCTGCCCTTATTCCAGGAAAAAATTCTGCAACGGAAAGTGAACCGAGAGTATGGAGATCACGATTTTGTTTAAAATAGACCAGCGTCTCAATGATAAATCCCCTATCAAGGAAAATTGCATTCTTATCCCTACGCCTCACCCCCTTGGCTATACAATTAACAGATCCATGCTGTGGTGTGAGAACACGCAAAATGCAACTGGTTTCACGATAGGGAGTGAGAGAAAGTACTACGGCACTGCTTTTTTCAATACTCATTATCAATCACGAAAATCCAGTATCGACTCATCTTCTTCAGTGTTACGTTTAAATATGGAAGTCCAGTTCCATGCTTTAAGCCCTACAGGCTTTTGATCAATAACACTCTCTCCATTCAGCAAACCCGCTGACATGATTCTTTTTACTGCCACTTCAACCGGAATATCAAGATAGATAATGTCGTCTTCTGGATAATAAAGCAAAAAACCAGAAGTGGGATTGGGAGTAGTAGGGATAAAAACAGCAACAAGATCTTTTCCTACCAACTTAGCGAAATCAGCATTTTTACTTGAAGTCACAAAAGCGATGGTGTAGCAGTTTTCTTTTGGATACTCAATTAAGACAACTTTTTCAAAGAGTTTTTTATTCTGAAGCGACACTGCATCAACTACCTGCTGAACACCAAGATAGATCTTATTTAAAACCGGGATATTGGCCATCAGCGCATCGCCGGTATCAATTAATTTTTTCCCAAAGTAGTTTTTTGCAAGCAACCCTACGATATAGGCAAGAACTATGGTTACCGTTATCCCAAATCCGGTCCCCCATTCAACCCCAAGTACACTGGGAAGCGCAGAATCGATCCATACAAAAAGCTGAATTATTATCAACAACGTTACTAAAAGAGGGATTATGAGTAAAACACCTGCAATTACATTAGACCTGAACTGCTTTAATATCTCTTTAACTCTTAGGAAATCCATACCTGTTATTAATCCTCAACAAATTTATAAATTTTTTCATCTTCAGCCGACATCCCCAGTTTTTCCCGAGCAACCCGCTCAATATAGGCAGTGTCAGAAACAAGCTTGTCCCGTACCTCCTTTAATGAATCCAGAGATTCAATCGCTTCACTTATCTGCTCTGAGCGCCTTTTTATTTCCAGGTGTGTACGATAGACATCGATAAGCCCCTGATTACCAAAAACCAAAGCCGAGATTAGAGACAGCACAACCAAACAAACTATGAGAATAACTATATTTTTTTTCTTCATATTAATCGTATATAAGACTGACCACTTTTCTGCTGAACAAAGCCCTTAAGTTCAAGACTCAAAAGCAGATCAAATAATTCAAAATCAACACAGTCCAGCTTCTCCTTTATCTGATCAATACGCATGGGAGAAAAGGAAAGTGTATTAAGCATGGTAATTTCAGGCACACTCAACATTTCTGTGCCTGGTATAGGTTCCCGTGTTCCCTTTAAACCTGTATCAGAAAGATTTGAGACAACCGTCATGTTTTCAATTATATCATTTACACAGCACACCGGTGTAGCACCATTTTTTATCAGATTAAACGTTCCTAAACTCACAGAAGAAGTAATAGGCCCGGGTACAGAAAACACCTCTCTTCCCTGGTTTAAAGCATAATGAGCAGTGATTAATGATCCACTCTTCTTGCCAGCTTCCACCACAAGCACTCCTGCAGAAAGCCCGCTGATTATTCTGTTTCTGCGAGGAAAATTGTAGGCCTCCGGATGAGTACCCATCTGAAACTCTGAAATAAGAACCCCGTTTTCACAGATCTTATCGGAAAGATTTTTGTTGGATGATGGATAGATGATATCTACACCACATCCAAGCACCGCGATAGTTTTACCTCCTGCATTAATCGCAGCCTCATGTGCACAAGTATCTATCCCCCGAGCCATACCACTCACTACCACAAGCCCCCCTGAAACAATATCTCTGGTTAGCATTGTGGTAACCTGTCTTCCATAGGAACTTGGCACACGGGTACCTACAATTGCTAAAGCATGCTTTTTGAGCACCGAGACATCGCCCTTAATATAGAGAACCGGTGGGGGTGCGAATATCTCTTTAAGGTAATCGGGGTAAAGAGTGTCATTCAGTGTTACCACTCTCACTCCAGCCTTGTGCGCTTTTTCAAGCTGTATCTGAGCCTGTTCAAAGAGTGAGTCTTTATTAAGGGACTTAATACAACTCTTTGGAATCAACCCCTGAGAGCAGAGTGTTTCAGGGGGGACTTTAAAAACCTCTTCCGGCGTTGCGTAGTGTTTAAGCATTTCAGAAATGCGAACCGGACCAATACCTTTTGCGGCATTTAAAGCAATCCAGGCAAGTGGCATAAGCCCCTCCCGATTCTTTTAATAGTGCTACAGCTTCCAGCTCATTAAATTAATAACTGTCAAAATAATACTTGCATACAGTGCTTAATTAATAAATCGGGACCAATTTTAGGGCAAGTATCTTCGTGGTTCAATATTAGTGCCACAGTCTGCGCAATTTTTAAAGATACTAAAATAATCGATCTTTTCCATCCACATGGATAAGGTTGGTGGTTATGGACTTGAAGGAAGGAGGAAAAGATGAATTTTTTTCATCTGAACCGAAAACGTGAAAGACCAGAACAGAATAACCGTCTGATAAATGAGAAAAGTCCCTACCTTCTTCAACACGCACATAACCCGGTGGATTGGCATCCATGGGGAGAGGAGGCTTTTAGAAAAGCCAGAACTGAGAACAAACCAATTTTCCTTTCCATTGGCTATTCCACCTGCCACTGGTGCCACGTCATGGAAAAGGAGTCCTTTAATGACCCTGAAGTAGCGGACCTTATGAATGAGAGTTTTGTTTCCGTTAAAGTCGACCGTGAAGAGCGCCCTGATCTGGATGATCTGTACATGTATGTGTGTCAGATCATTACTGGTGGGGGCGGCTGGCCACTTACCGTAATGATGACACCAGATAAACTGCCCTTTTTTGCCGCAACTTACATACCACGTGAAAGCAGCGGCAATTTCATAGGACTCACTGAGCTTATCCCTCAGATTAATGAGCTGTGGAATGAGAGGAATGAGGACCTTGCCTCATCTGCACAACAGTTCGCTGTTTCATTAAAAATGTTCTCTTCAACACCGGAAGCGTCTTTTAATGATGAAGAACTACTGGAGGAGACGTTCAGTCAGCTCGAAGGCCAGTATGATAAGCACAATGGTGGCTTCGGTGATGCACCCAAATTTCCATCTCCTCAAATCCTTCTTTTTCTTCTCCGCTACTGGAAACTTAGTGGTGAACAAAAAGCGCTATCAATGGTTGAAAAAACACTTAGTGAGATGCGTAAGGGTGGAATTTACGATCAAATCGGCTATGGGTTTCATCGGTACTCAACAGATTCGTCCTGGAAAGTGCCCCATTTTGAAAAAATGCTCTATGATCAGGCGATGCTGACAATATCCTATACCGAAGCCTTTCAGGCAACAGGGAATGAGGAGTATAAAAGAACAGCAGAGCAAATAATCTCTTATGTGCTAAGGGATCTTAGAAGCCCTGAAGGAGCCTTTTACTGTGCCGAAGACTCAGATAGTGATGGCAAGGAGGGGAAATTTTACACCTGGTCCTCCAGGGAGTCTTCAGAGGTTTTAGATAAAGAAGACATAGACCTTGCGTTCAAAGCATACGGGATAAATGAACGAGGAAACGTAGAGGATACAGATCATGAATATAAAGGGTTGAACATTTTGAACAGACATAGTTCTCCCGAACATCTTTTATCTGAGTTTGATATCTCAGAAGATGAACTCAATAAAAGACTGGAAAAGATCAGAAACACGATGTTTTCCGTGCGGGTAAACAGAATACGACCCCAGAAAGATGATAAAATCCTCTCTGACTGGAATGGTTTAATGATAGCAGCCCTGGCAAAGGCTTCAAGAGCATTCTCTGAACCATCCTATCTACAGGCAGCTAAGGAAGCCTGCGATTTTATTATGAATAATATACACCGGCCTTCAGATGGCTTTCTTATGCATAGATGGAGAGAAGGTGAAGCAGCAATTGCGGGGTATGCAGATGATTACGCCTTTATGACCTGGGCTTTGCTTGAAATTTACGAGTGTGATTTTGATGCGAACTATTTTGGAAAAGCTCTGCAGCTTAACAATTACATGCTTGAGCATTTCTGGGATAGTAAAAACGGCGGTTTTTTCACCAGTCCTGATTATGGTGAACAGCTATTAATAAGAAGAAAAGAGATTTACGACGATGCTTATCCATCTGCAAACTCAATAGCCTTCCAAAACCAGCTTATAATAGGCAAAATCACAGCTAAACCTGAGTACGATGACCTTGTGGCACAAATGAAAAAGGCTTTTTCAGGTGAAATTGTCAGGGCTCCATCCCTTTTTACTTTTCTGATTATGAATTTTCAGTATCCGCGCGGCCAGGAAGTAATAATTGCCGGAAATCCAAATAACGAAGACACAAAACAAATGATCTCTGAGCTTAACCATGAATTTTTACCCTACACTGTGACCGTTCTTAAACCATCTGATCAACAATCTCCTGAGATAGTCAAATATGTCGATTTTCTTAAAGACTATAACCCAAGAGATGGCAAAACAACTGCATTTGTGTGTACAGATCATTCCTGTAAACCACCAACCACAGATGTTCAGGAAGTTCTTGGATATCTCAGAGCAGCTTAAGTGTACTGTTGAAGTTTTCGGGTAATCCCGGAAACTTCTTCCTCTTTAACAGCGGGTTTCATGAGAAGGACTTAACTGCAGAAGCGATCTCTTTCATAGTACTGATACCATTTTCCTTACTAAGCATATTTCCGGTTACTATTATATCGGCGCCTGCACTAAGTTTTTCTGCTGCGGTTTCAGTATCTCTGATCCCTCCGCCCACTATTACCGGAATATCAATATAAGAGCACACAGCTTTTATAAACTCGGGGGGCACAGAGATTTTGGCCCCGCTTCCAGCTTCAAGATACACCAGGTGCATTCCCATGTACTGAGCCGCAAGAGCATGAGCAGCAGCAATTCCTGGTTTGTTTCGGGGAAGCGGCCTTGTATTACTCATAAACTCAACGGAACTCACTGATCCACTTTCAACCAGCATGTATGCTGTTGCTATCGGTTCGATACCGATGCTACGGATTTTTGGAGCAGCTTTCACATGTTCCCCTATGAGGTTTACTGGATTTCTACCTGAAACAAGAGACAAATAAAGAAGGGCATCTGCAGAACTGCAAAGCTGAGTAGAATCACCGGGAAATAGTAAAACAGGTACAGAAGCTGCCTTTTTAACTTCTGATGTAAATAAATCGAAGTGGTTTGAATGCAAGAGACTTCCGCCTATAAGTAAACCATCAACACCACACTCCTGGGATTTCACAGCGACATTCTTAGCCTCTTCTATAGTGAAATCATCAGGATCCAGGAGTACCCAATACATCTTTTTTTCTTGAGCATGTGCTTCTACAATAGAATTCAATACAGGAGAGTTTCTCATATGTTCGCCTTTTGAGATAATTGTTCTTTTACCTCTTTTAGTGCCTGTTGGATTTTGGTATAGTCTTTACCACCAGCCTGAGCTCTATGCGGTGATCCACCACCGCCACCGCCTGTTATTTTAGCAGCTGTTTTTACCAAATCACCACACCGAATGCCCTTTGAGACGGCATCTTTACCCGCACCAGCTGCAAACAACGCCTTCTCCCCTACTCTGGCCCCTATGAGGATGACCACACTATTCAATCCGCATTGCTTTATAGTATCACTGATTGCATCGGCAAATCCAAGAAAAGCCTCCTTATCCACTTCACCCATGTCTTTTACAGAAAAAGCGATCTCACCCTTATTATCCTCAGCTTCGCGAAAAAGCTCAGCCACAGATTCTTTAGCCCTTTGCACATTATAAGTCTTTAGTTTGCCTTCAAGATCCTTAACGGTATCAAGAAGACCACTTACTTTCTCAACCAAAGACCCTTCAGCGCATTTCAGAAGAGTTCCTAACTGTGAAAGTCTCATTTCCTTGTCCCAAATCGCATTGACTGTTTCCATACCGGTTATGGCACTTATCCTGCGAATACCTGCAGACACACTCTCTTCACCCACTATATGAAACATGCCGATTCGCCCTGTTGAGAGAACGTGTGTGCCCCCGCAGAGCTCTTTTGAGATCTCTCCAATGGTGATCAC is part of the Chitinispirillales bacterium ANBcel5 genome and harbors:
- a CDS encoding MlaD family protein is translated as MSISVSQKARLGVFVVIGSIVLSLLIAVPLGFRFRDKQKTYIAYFSGETLSGLEQGAVVKFNGVPIGNVNSIAYLPHDLSSVKVTLRINSDFPVKVDMYATTGSLGITGLKYIEISGGSNESELLKEGAELPTRVSMMGSITGRAESIAERIELLLAQLNQFADPDREDGINSIVENLSHMSGDAREFFNDDFKGFFETLTPGIQRMSESSEEVIEKVGAIADNIEMMTNTLNESFRAEQFNSILTRVDSTAASMTQLSDNLSMMILQTREDFSVSMENIRRASENANQLTRMLSENPSLLLRGEGREREIR
- a CDS encoding ABC-type transport auxiliary lipoprotein family protein, which encodes MIKNVLAIVRFVVPLIALIHLSCARVPLKHYYTLNYTPNPMPQRILQEPYPYIIRLREFSIEEAYNRPQIVYRLSPFELQYYVYRVWAVRPTRMITDLVFKHLTSTNLVSSVVRRFDEGRRPDYELSGMIEALEEYDSEDISFAHLALRIELTRLSDGANIYNRHFDLRKRVYQQEPKFVVRELSSIMEYIMTQALQDIDKRLARELGLDEGKIQDITETSSRF
- the recO gene encoding DNA repair protein RecO gives rise to the protein MSIEKSSAVVLSLTPYRETSCILRVLTPQHGSVNCIAKGVRRRDKNAIFLDRGFIIETLVYFKQNRDLHTLGSLSVAEFFPGIRADVVKSVIRDLALELVLKSSSQYGSNPVAYGLLSDFLNVLNTTDKKYVFPLLWHFFARFTEHLGFKIATEKCLYCLKPLKMNDAAVLNIARGSMVCTGCAGSLNGTTVFPGAVLVYFEQIDLSTEGFDSPVESLRITRALVDYCRYHLDVRTGFNSVEFLASII
- a CDS encoding DUF502 domain-containing protein encodes the protein MDFLRVKEILKQFRSNVIAGVLLIIPLLVTLLIIIQLFVWIDSALPSVLGVEWGTGFGITVTIVLAYIVGLLAKNYFGKKLIDTGDALMANIPVLNKIYLGVQQVVDAVSLQNKKLFEKVVLIEYPKENCYTIAFVTSSKNADFAKLVGKDLVAVFIPTTPNPTSGFLLYYPEDDIIYLDIPVEVAVKRIMSAGLLNGESVIDQKPVGLKAWNWTSIFKRNTEEDESILDFRD
- a CDS encoding septum formation initiator family protein; this encodes MKKKNIVILIVCLVVLSLISALVFGNQGLIDVYRTHLEIKRRSEQISEAIESLDSLKEVRDKLVSDTAYIERVAREKLGMSAEDEKIYKFVED
- the dprA gene encoding DNA-processing protein DprA, whose protein sequence is MPLAWIALNAAKGIGPVRISEMLKHYATPEEVFKVPPETLCSQGLIPKSCIKSLNKDSLFEQAQIQLEKAHKAGVRVVTLNDTLYPDYLKEIFAPPPVLYIKGDVSVLKKHALAIVGTRVPSSYGRQVTTMLTRDIVSGGLVVVSGMARGIDTCAHEAAINAGGKTIAVLGCGVDIIYPSSNKNLSDKICENGVLISEFQMGTHPEAYNFPRRNRIISGLSAGVLVVEAGKKSGSLITAHYALNQGREVFSVPGPITSSVSLGTFNLIKNGATPVCCVNDIIENMTVVSNLSDTGLKGTREPIPGTEMLSVPEITMLNTLSFSPMRIDQIKEKLDCVDFELFDLLLSLELKGFVQQKSGQSYIRLI
- a CDS encoding thioredoxin domain-containing protein — protein: MNFFHLNRKRERPEQNNRLINEKSPYLLQHAHNPVDWHPWGEEAFRKARTENKPIFLSIGYSTCHWCHVMEKESFNDPEVADLMNESFVSVKVDREERPDLDDLYMYVCQIITGGGGWPLTVMMTPDKLPFFAATYIPRESSGNFIGLTELIPQINELWNERNEDLASSAQQFAVSLKMFSSTPEASFNDEELLEETFSQLEGQYDKHNGGFGDAPKFPSPQILLFLLRYWKLSGEQKALSMVEKTLSEMRKGGIYDQIGYGFHRYSTDSSWKVPHFEKMLYDQAMLTISYTEAFQATGNEEYKRTAEQIISYVLRDLRSPEGAFYCAEDSDSDGKEGKFYTWSSRESSEVLDKEDIDLAFKAYGINERGNVEDTDHEYKGLNILNRHSSPEHLLSEFDISEDELNKRLEKIRNTMFSVRVNRIRPQKDDKILSDWNGLMIAALAKASRAFSEPSYLQAAKEACDFIMNNIHRPSDGFLMHRWREGEAAIAGYADDYAFMTWALLEIYECDFDANYFGKALQLNNYMLEHFWDSKNGGFFTSPDYGEQLLIRRKEIYDDAYPSANSIAFQNQLIIGKITAKPEYDDLVAQMKKAFSGEIVRAPSLFTFLIMNFQYPRGQEVIIAGNPNNEDTKQMISELNHEFLPYTVTVLKPSDQQSPEIVKYVDFLKDYNPRDGKTTAFVCTDHSCKPPTTDVQEVLGYLRAA
- a CDS encoding geranylgeranylglyceryl/heptaprenylglyceryl phosphate synthase, giving the protein MRNSPVLNSIVEAHAQEKKMYWVLLDPDDFTIEEAKNVAVKSQECGVDGLLIGGSLLHSNHFDLFTSEVKKAASVPVLLFPGDSTQLCSSADALLYLSLVSGRNPVNLIGEHVKAAPKIRSIGIEPIATAYMLVESGSVSSVEFMSNTRPLPRNKPGIAAAHALAAQYMGMHLVYLEAGSGAKISVPPEFIKAVCSYIDIPVIVGGGIRDTETAAEKLSAGADIIVTGNMLSKENGISTMKEIASAVKSFS